One Brassica napus cultivar Da-Ae chromosome C4, Da-Ae, whole genome shotgun sequence genomic region harbors:
- the LOC106380487 gene encoding UDP-glycosyltransferase 74C1 isoform X1, with amino-acid sequence MSEASGHVLVFPYPFQGHINPMIQLSKRLSKKGLTVTLIIASNNQREPYTSDVYSIIVHTIHDGFLSHEHPQTKFNEPQRFINSTTRSLTDFISREKLKSNPPKALIYDPFMPFALDVAKELDLYVVAYSTQPWLASLVYYHINEGTYDVPDDRHENPTLASFPAFPLLSQNDLPSFAREKGSYPLLFELVVNQFSNLWRADLILCNTFDQLEPKVVKWMSDQWLVKNIGPMVPSKFLDNRLPEDKDYDLGDFKTEPDESVLRWLASKPAKSVVYVAFGTLAALSEKQMKETAMAIRQTGYNFLWSVRDSERSKLPSGFVEEALEKDYGLVAKWVPQLEVLSHDSTGCFVTHCGWNSTLEALCLGVPLVGMPQWTDQPTNAKFIEDVWKIGVRVKAHEEGFVSKEEIARCIVEVMDGEKGKEMRKNVEKLKVLAREAISEGGTSDKNIDEFVALWT; translated from the exons ATGAGTGAAGCAAGCGGTCATGTGCTGGTGTTTCCTTATCCATTTCAAGGGCACATCAACCCAATGATCCAACTCTCTAAACGGTTATCAAAAAAGGGACTCACCGTAACACTCATCATCGCCTCCAACAATCAACGTGAACCTTACACTTCCGACGTCTATTCCATCATCGTCCACACAATCCACGACGGTTTCCTGTCACACGAACACCCTCAAACCAAGTTCAACGAACCTCAACGTTTCATTAACTCTACTACTCGCAGCCTCACAGATTTCATCTCTAG GGAGAAGTTAAAGAGCAATCCTCCAAAAGCTCTGATCTATGATCCCTTCATGCCCTTTGCACTGGACGTAGCCAAGGAGTTGGATCTATACGTAGTAGCCTACTCCACTCAACCATGGCTGGCTAGTCTTGTTTACTACCACATCAACGAAGGCACCTACGACGTCCCCGATGATAGACACGAGAACCCGACGCTTGCATCGTTTCCGGCCTTCCCATTGTTAAGCCAAAATGATCTTCCTTCTTTCGCACGCGAGAAGGGGTCTTACCCTCTATTATTCGAACTTGTGGTTAACCAGTTCTCTAACTTATGGCGAGCTGATTTGATTCTCTGCAACACTTTTGATCAACTTGAACCCAAG GTAGTGAAATGGATGAGTGATCAGTGGCTGGTGAAGAACATTGGACCTATGGTTCCCTCCAAGTTCTTGGATAACCGGTTGCCGGAAGACAAAGACTACGACCTTGGAGACTTCAAGACTGAGCCGGATGAGTCTGTTTTGAGGTGGCTAGCGAGTAAACCAGCCAAGTCGGTGGTTTACGTAGCGTTTGGGACACTGGCGGCTTTGAGTGAGAAGCAGATGAAGGAAACCGCAATGGCGATTAGACAAACCGGATACAACTTCTTGTGGTCTGTCCGAGATTCGGAGAGAAGCAAGTTACCGTCTGGTTTTGTGGAAGAAGCTTTGGAGAAAGACTATGGATTGGTGGCTAAGTGGGTTCCTCAGCTAGAGGTTTTATCACATGACTCAACTGGATGTTTCGTGACGCACTGTGGATGGAACTCGACTTTGGAGGCGTTGTGCTTAGGGGTTCCTTTGGTGGGGATGCCTCAGTGGACGGATCAGCCAACGAACGCTAAGTTCATAGAAGATGTGTGGAAGATTGGGGTTAGAGTGAAGGCTCATGAAGAAGGGTTTGTGAGTAAGGAAGAGATTGCGAGATGCATTGTTGAGGTTATGGATGGAGAGAAAGGGAAAGAGATGAGGAAGAATGTGGAGAAGTTAAAGGTGTTGGCTCGTGAGGCTATCTCTGAAGGAGGTACTTCCGACAAGAACATTGATGAGTTTGTTGCTCTTTGGACTTGA